Part of the Amblyomma americanum isolate KBUSLIRL-KWMA chromosome 7, ASM5285725v1, whole genome shotgun sequence genome, CACGAGCCCACCACAGAGATCAGATGCTGTCAGGTTTCAAAGCAGCAAAGGTCTAGTAGACTTCAAAAAACGGGAAATATTTAAAACGTGAATACAGTATTAGTGTAAGACATTAAGCGAGTAATTTAGTTTTAATCAAAGATGAAAATTGTCAAAAAAGTATTCGAAGATCACGCTAGGAGTAAAGCTCGTGACCTTGAAACCTATTACCACTCCGATACGAAGAGCAGATTTTAATAATCCTGGGTATATGATGTAAGCcttctgcatgaaaaagaaagcttcgagGTGAGGTTCAAGTAGTTATAACTAGTAATAACAAATGATGCAGACAAATTCACCTCAAGGTAGAGCTCTTTTTCCGGCTAGTTCCGAGTATAGAAAGGCTAGTCAGCTCAGCAAAGATGATGGTCACTTGTCAAATCTGATTTGGCGTCACGAGGAGGAGGTGCTCTCAAAGAAGGCTTGCTTGTGAACGTAGATGCTCGTAAATATGCTTGCTATTTAGGTATTCGTTGATTTCAAGCGGTATGCTTAACGTCAACAAAGTAAAAAGGAGTTAGACGCGAATAGATGGCGAGCAAAAATGGTGGACGCGTTTTAGGTGAGCAGAGCTAGAAGTGCTTCGGCAGGCAGACGTGAAATTAACTGCCGCTTCATTCAGTCACAATGAAATTAACTGCCGCTTCATTCAGTCACAATGTAAAAACTGTCACTAAGCAGTTGCAAGAGAGATCTCTTACTAACTTCCGACTGAGTTTCCAACTAGTGATGAGCACCTCATCACACCAAATTAGCATTCATAATCCTCGTATGAATTCTAAGCTCAATTAAGTTCGCGCTGCATGGGACTAGAATGACGAAATACGCTGCATCTTCTGCTGCTGTAGATCATCTttgttttaatgcgatagcattagaacccTCAAGGGGTCAAAATGCGTCGttagtcataaaattcgcccactggctggagggaaagtgacgtcaccagataggagcattcccattggctggagggaaagtgacgtcaccagatcggagcattcccattggctggtctgttgatgcctttaccaggTGACATAACTTCTCTTCAGCCAATAGGATTTATCttgtctagtgacgtcactttGCTCCAGCCAATGGACGAAATTTATGAGCGACACATTGTTTTACCGATTAGGCTTTTAATTCTATCGAATTAATAACTTGGAATAATTGTGAAGCgaggagacgaaaaaaaaaactatcttaAATATCACTTTAACTGTAAATGTTCTAGTCGTTCGTCGCCGCTCTTTCGAATGCGCTTATCTTGACAGACGCGAAAGGGTCATAAACATTACAAAACTATCGGTGCCTTATGTAATGCGGGAATTCTTACATTCTCGAAATTCGCTTGGAACAAAAATTTGAATGTAAGGTATGCCGCTCGAAGTAACTagagcaagtaaaaaaaaatagttggAGCCCTACCTTTTGACGGTGGACTACAGCGATCATCGTTCATTCGTAGGAGAGTACTTATTGAACGAGAACAGAAATAGCTACCCCTTATTCgtatttttttcattaaaaagtGGACGCTCCTGCATGTTCTAAAGAATGACCCAATTGGCCCTTTTTCTGCTAATCAATACTCAAATGCGGGCTGTCCAAATTAGAGTAAAAGGGTTTCTTGGTCAAGTGGACTGTTTATGCGAACGACAAGTTATTCTTAGCTCTGAGACAGCGCATAAAATTTAATCAGCGCTTGCTAATGGTAATGAAGAATAGTGTATAATGTAGGCAAAGTTAATGACCCCGCATTGGTTTCTTACTCTGCATCGTCTCCTGCATCTAATTACTGTCCGCTCCAcacctttctttgttttttttctacaaaaatcTCTTTTCTGTACTAACCGTTCCTTTATTTTAGAACCGGATCCTTAACTCACTTGCGTTACAATTGTTGCACAGTTGAGGCCTTACTTTTTTGACCACATTACAGAATAAGTATCTGCATTAATGCTGTGGTGTCAATCCGATATGCAACTTGGAACATCCTCTCAAACATTCTTTTTCGGCCAGAGCTGAAACAAGATTATTTTTCGGCCAGAGCTGAAGCAAAATCGACTTGGCTTTTCAGGCTGATCGCAAACACACTAAAGTCCGCTGAGTGTCCTAGACTTGTCGAACGCtagcttgagagagagagagagagagagagagacgcctCTCTGCGTTGATGATGACGAGTGATAAAAAGTCATCTACAGAGGGCAGGGAGTTCCCAAGTCACTgagcattttaacgcgatagcgttaaaggtacTGTTACCAAAAAAATCCGGCGCTGGCGctttcggcgttgtgagcgaaaaagtaCGAGCTTGACTGTGGCAGGTGTGGCCCAGAGAGCAACCCAGAAGCCATgtgggccacgtaggtcacgtgaccttgcggcgtcatcacaacctgcccgccggatagtgagcaaactgcccactgtggcagttttgtttttgccgcccAAAACGGCTCTAAATTTTCCTCGTTTTCACAGATGTCCATTGCCGAACCTTCAATGGTTTTGGACCAAACGTTCGATATCTCGAAGCATAGTGCCCCTTCTGGAATTTCAAAAGCTGTGCTCGCCTTTAATTTTGGCaggccttcaatttcgcaatataatcttCAGACCTAAAACTAAAACTAAAATGGTTAATAAGATCGTTTTAGTTAGTTATTAGTATTTTCCTTGGACTATATCGCGTAAATAGTGTCCGCCTACTGCAGTATCTTTCACGGCTCtataaataaaaatctgtaatgAGTAGTTAGAAACACCCTGTATTGTAAAGGACCGTGAGCGGTGAATAACCTTGCGCGAGAGGTGCAGTGGGAAAACTGCCCAACTCTGTAAGAGCTTGTTGAAAGCAGAGTGGTTCCGCCAAAATCGATCCAGTGCTTAAACACGTATACCTCCTTGAGCTTACTTCTTAAGAGCTAAAGtccaattgattgattgattgattgattggtggatagattgattgattgattgattgattggattGATTTATGGATGGATTGGGTTGATgaatcgattgattgattgattgattgattaattgattgattgattgattgattgattgattgattgattgattgatttcccTCACGAGCCCGACAGGCCAACAGGCCCATGTGGCTTTCACGCACTTACAAAATTGCTACCCAGTACGAAACCGCAGTCCACGCGCGAAGCCTAACACCGCAGCTCCATTCGGCGTAATTCGGCAAAGAAGAAGCCGGCCTCTTTCGCTATCTGCGAGACGAGGCTCTCGAATTCGTTCCGCTCCTATACGGCGCTGGTGGCGAACGCGCACAAGCAGCAGCATTGGCCGCGGCTCGGGATCCAGCTCTTCGCCACCGCGACGACGAGATGGAGGATGGGCAGCTCCAACAAAAGCCCCGCGGGTACGCAAGAGGCCGCAACGAAGGGCCGCCCGCTGCGGCCATTAAAGTTTCATGACATCCAGGAGCACTTTGAGCCCGCGCGCCGTATCCGGCCGAGGTCGCTTACGCGATGAAACGGCCGAGAAATTGCTTTGATGCGCTGACGTGATTGGGTGCGGCCGCCGCTCACTGCGTGAGTGTGTGCGCGCGGGCTGGCGTCGTTGCCCGCGCCCCTTCCTTTCGCGGCCGTATATATACACCGGGCGCCTCGCTCTTCTCTTCCATTTCTTCGGATGCTGCCGCACCGGACGAGAGGACGTGTGATGAGCTGCTCGCTGAGTTGGCAAGTGAGCCCTGTACGCGCTCCGGCGCCGAAAGAACTTTCCTCGGAGAGATGACGCCTCACCTTGTCGTCAGGTGTCTCTGCGGTGGCTTTGGGCTGTGCGGTtgctttgctctctctctctcacttcttTTGTTCTGTTCCTCAACTTCCATTTTTCGTTATTCTTCTACTggctcttctttcttctctttctttccctctctctgtctATCTCTCTCTCCTCTAGTTGAAGCCTGCGCTGTGGCCGAGATGTCACCATCTGGAAATGATTTCTAAAAATCGCTGGTATTGTGATGCGTACTGCGAGTTGGCTAACCTGAGTAATGCAGGGGTCTATATATGCTGGCAGCGCCTGTCGCCGTGACGAacgcagggaaagaagaaagcatgaCAGACCCACACACATGATTAAAAGCTCTAAGAAATATTTGGTTCGATGACCTCCTGTGTGTGACACTTCAGTGCTGAACAAGAACCGACTATCTTTTGCCCACCTATCGCCGCTTTTCCTCACCTGAAACTAGGTATTCGGAATTTCTTCTTTAGCAGTACGGCTTCACACTGAATTTTTTCTACCCTCCTCCTCGGAGCCTCTAGGATGAATACGGCCACCGACATTTCTGCTCATTCCTGCagggagagagagggaaaagGTTTGTTTAGCCAGAACAACAATTTGCAGGAGCCGGGTGGTTTGTGCCCCAAGTTCAAGGCCCCGTTGGCGGCAGCTGATTTCCGGACTAGCTGCATGATCCAAGCTTGCCGGTCCAGGTTGTCCCTGGTCAGcgccgcctcccactgctcgtttGTCGAGAATTGCCCTGTtaacgtttggtttggtttggtttgtctTTTCATTTCCAATGAGGTATAATATAGAGCGCTGGGCTTTCTCAGCACCAAGGAGAGTAACCTGGATATTTTGTTGGACTAGTTTTGTTTAGTGAAAATTAGGAAATGCGCTAGTTTGTATTCTCCTTCAGTCTATGGCTTCAGAGACTGATAGTTTGTGTGGTGGCGAGAAATGTATTCTTTCTAACCAAAGTTGGATGGCATATGGTTTCTCGACACTCAGAAAGTCAACCAGCGAGGGGAACGTCTCAGGGTGTGTGGAGTAGAGGTGTGGTCCGGCCGGGTTGTGAGAGCTCGGACTAGATCATTCGCTACCTTGTTTCAGTCTAGGCCTTCGTGTCCAGGTGTCCATGTTACTCTGTGTGAGTGAGAGAGTCTACTTAATAGTGTGCTCTCCATTCCGTAAGGTTTTTTAGGAAATTAGTCCCTGCATGCTTGTTGCGAGTCCGTCATTACATGAGATGACTTCCCTCATTGGTCTTGAGCCTTGCTGGTGATGGCTATGGCCAGTGATTCCGCTTCCGCAGGATCCTTTGCATAGATCGAAGCCCTGATAACTGGCCCCTTCTGGCTGTCGACCGCAGCTATAGTGAACTTACTTGGCTCGGTGCAGGCCCCGATGTCCACGCAGACCGCATTCAGGTCCTTTGATAGgactctttttgtttttttcagggcTTGGACTCTGTTTTTCCTTTTGCCCTTCTGACACTCGTGGTGCATGTCTCTCGGTGTGGGGTATACGTGGGTCCAGTACTTCCATCTCGAATAGGAACAGCTACGTTGCTGACATTAATTTTCATTGCGCTTTTCTTAGAAATGATGTCTCCTGTCCGTTAATATGCTTTCAATATTTCCGCGTTTCTTAATGTCAGTACTCGTTAGATTCACAACATTCAATTTGTTTCATCTTATTCGAAATCAATGTtaataattttctttctttttttcattgccTTATTCTTGACCACTGGCCTTCTTGGCACGAGTGTTTTCTGAGGCCAACAAAAGCAACAGCCGCTTCTCTGACGGTGGCGCCCCCTGTGAAGCGCGGGCAAAGAAGAAGTGCTCGCCCGTAAGTTGGCGGGGAAGCGAACAGTGGGTGGTAACGCCATCCCGGAGGTCGTCGCGGGGGAGCCTCGGCGCGGAAGGTATGGGCCCGCGGCTGGGCACCGGCCGGCAGCCTTCCGCCGCGGCCATCTACCATGCAACCGGCCCGCGACGGCCCCGCACTGTCTAAGCTGGGCCGGGCGTCCATGCTCTCCCAACTACATCGCAAGCTCACCTTCGCCTCGGCTGGGTCGGGCTCGATGGGTAGCTCCCTCCCGCCGGGTCTCGTCAATCGCGGCCAGAACCTGTGCTTCGCCATCTCCTCGCTCCAATGCCTGTTCCGCACGCCCGAGATGGACGGCCTCATGCAGGAGTGGGTGCAGAACAGCAACCTCGTCATGGGCTCCAACGAGGAGGCCTTTCTGTGGAGCTACCTGAACCTGCACGTCGAGTGCGTCGCCAGGAACCTGCAGCCCGCGACGCAGGACAACTTCGTGCGGCTCTGCCGCCACTTCATGCCACAGCTCATGTCCACTTCGTCCAGCACGCAGGAGCAGCAGGATGCAGCCGAGTTTGTGATGACGTTGCTCAACGTCCTCCACAAGATACTCAACAGCCGGCGGCAACGCAATAAGCCGGGCCAGCAGGCAAACGGCAGCGGATCGGGCGAGTTCAACGCCGAGTTCTTCCAGGTGTCCATCTCGACGATGAACAAGCGCATCCTGGACCGGATCCTGCTGGTGGCCTACAAGGGCTGGCAAAGCTACGAGCGCGGCAACGATTCTCCCATAGTGCATCTGTTCACGGGTCAGACGTCGGACATACACCAGTGCACCTCCTGTCTCAAGACGAGCATCCGGACGCAGGAGTACAACGTGCTTCCCATCACCATCGACCAGCGTGGCAGGGCCGGTAGCGAGGGCAAGGATGTAATGCGACTGTACGACCTGCTCGTGTCCTTCACTGAGGCCAAGCGCATGGACAGCCGCGACACGAGCAGCGAAAACGAGTTGCAGCCGGGACCCATCTGCAACATGGCCGCACACACCAGTTGGCTGCACCGCACCATGATCTCCCAGACGCCCTCCGCGGTGGTCCTGCAACTGCTACGCTTCCAGTACGACAGCGCCACGGGCCAGACGCACAAGATTCGGGACCCCATCCAGATACCCAGCATCAACATGTGCCTGCCCAACGGTTCGGGCACGTGGCCTCAGTACAGGCTGTACGGCATCGTGGCCCACATCGGGACTCGGTCGACGCAAGACGGTCACTACATCGCTTACGCCGCGGAGAACCACCTGCGTGGCGAGAAGTGGTACAAGTTTGACGACGAGTTGGTGACCCTTGTGGACGACATGGAGGAGGAACTGACCAAGCCTTTCCTCTTGGAAAACGCTTACCTCCTGTTCTACAAAAAGACGTGACTGGTAGTCGCACGACGGGAAACCCTGCGCCAAATTGCTGATTCCAGAGTCCTCGGTAAAACTGGCTTGTATGCAGCGTGAGCGTGCGTCGAAAGGCCTGTTCAGTGTCCAGCATTGATGTGCACTTAAGCCAaccagttttctgcaacaagtaCCTCAGTCTGTTCGCTTACCTTTTTATGGGTGGAAATGTTACCAGTGGTGCTCTATTGTTGACAACAGTGCTTTGGTCTCCGCCGTTGTTTGCTCTGGTTGGCAACTTTAGCGTTACCGGCAACGCACAAATTCTGCGAGAAATCTTGCTTGTAAGATAAGAACATAAGAAAGTGTTGCAGTCACTTTCACATGGTGTGCTGTTCGCTTTCTGTGGCCACGTTTCATTCAACAAATTTGTGAAGCAAGAATATTTTTAGTGGCCTCGTTTGTCTCCTATAGCATTTATTACCAATACCACTGTGATGTGGTTTAACCAACATAGCATATTAAAAAGCTGGTGCACGGTATGGATGAAGTGAACTCGGCGGGCAAGCAGCAATGGCAACGCAAGCGATGCGATGTTAGATGGTACTACCTACAGCTACACTATCCAAATATAGTTTATTCAGACATTCGACCATCGTGGCACGGTATTCCTTTCGCTTTCTCTTCGTTCATTCTATCTTGAATGTACTTCTTTCACTATAATGAAAATACCCCCACACCTCATTTGTATTGTAAGCACTGCGTTTGCAGCACTCAAATGCTTGCAATGGAAGAAAGCCCAACATGCGATCTTTAATCTTAATCCAAAGAAATTTTATAGGCA contains:
- the LOC144097035 gene encoding uncharacterized protein LOC144097035 produces the protein MQPARDGPALSKLGRASMLSQLHRKLTFASAGSGSMGSSLPPGLVNRGQNLCFAISSLQCLFRTPEMDGLMQEWVQNSNLVMGSNEEAFLWSYLNLHVECVARNLQPATQDNFVRLCRHFMPQLMSTSSSTQEQQDAAEFVMTLLNVLHKILNSRRQRNKPGQQANGSGSGEFNAEFFQVSISTMNKRILDRILLVAYKGWQSYERGNDSPIVHLFTGQTSDIHQCTSCLKTSIRTQEYNVLPITIDQRGRAGSEGKDVMRLYDLLVSFTEAKRMDSRDTSSENELQPGPICNMAAHTSWLHRTMISQTPSAVVLQLLRFQYDSATGQTHKIRDPIQIPSINMCLPNGSGTWPQYRLYGIVAHIGTRSTQDGHYIAYAAENHLRGEKWYKFDDELVTLVDDMEEELTKPFLLENAYLLFYKKT